The sequence CACCCTTTTGAAAAGGAATATGTCTCTCCTCTTGATCACAAAAACAATCAATGTCCGCCCCCGCAAGATCATTTTCCCTTGGATAAGACTGAGTTCTGTTTGACAAGGGATAAATTGGATTCTCCCTCAATGTGGAATATTGCATGTCTTCTTGGCCAGTTGAAGGGTCTTGATAATTTCTGGATCTATTGCTGTCTTCAAAAGTTACTACCCCTCTATTGTTCGGGTATGGGCAATATTCGGGGCCTTTGCAAGACCCTGAATTTATTGATTGCTCATAAACACATTCAGGGTCGCACTTGGATGAGTCAATTTCAGTTGGATAAGGTTGAGTTTTGTTTGAAATGGGAGGGCTTGGACTATTCCACGATTTAGAATTTTGTGACGCATAAGGGCAAATAGAATTGTCACATATTTGTAGGGGCTTTTGGACCCTGCTTTCTGTGTCAGGTATATCTGGATGTACATCTTGAAAGGTTACTGGCCCTCTGTTTCTTTGACCATCGTCTGCATTGTACATACTTCGATATGGGCAAAACTCTGGTCCTCTGCATATTTCCTTTGGATTCGGTCTTCCTGAATTTGTTGTACCTTTTGAAGCTTGGCTATAAGCTGAATCCGTCATTGGCTTCCTTGCAAAAGGGTTCTGATCGTAAACCTCCATTTGGGGATTGTTCCTAGTGCATAGACACTCTCGAATCAATGGTTGATTAAAACTTTGATTATTATAATATCCCATGGTTTGACCATTTGTTTCATTTGTAATGCCTATGGGTTCTTTAAAGGGTTCCTGGTTTCGATACGGTTGACTTTTACGTTCGCTTATTTCTTTGGGGTAATCATATTCATTTTTTCTATATGGTTCTTCATTCCTATATGGCACTTCATCATTGACTGCGTTGAATCCATTATTAAATCGGTCATTTTGGGGAAATGGTTCCCTTTCAAATGTGTTGTTGTGATAGTTATTTGCTGATGGTTGACTATAATTTAGACTTGCTTCATTATTTAAAGAGGGAGGACCTAAACCTTTATTAAAAGATTCATTTTCAGGCATAACTGTCCTTTGAATTGGGTTATTTTGATAGGTAGTTGCAGATATTTCAACACTATTTGGACTTGCTCCGTAACTTGAAGATTTAGGACCTCTAAAACCCGTGTACGAGTTAGTTCGAAAAATATTCGATGAGTTTCCCCCATCGAAACCAAATGTTCTATCACTGTAATCTGCAGTTTGGTATACATTCCTTGCTCTTTCAGCATTGGTAGGAGTAGTTGAACTATATTGTTGATTTCGAAAAGTGGCCATACCTTCATCGAATCTATTTCTTTCCGAATTATAATTATCTTGCGGGTAAGAAAAGTGTTGTGCACGGACATCATTTAATTTGGATTTTGACTTGGTGTTCTTAGATGTTTTAAATCCCTTTCTGTTATTCATTTGTTTCTCTAGTCCTGCTACAGTTTTTTGCAAAATATCTAATAGTTCCCGAACATCACAATTGCCATTGCTAGTTGACAATTTGGATATTCCCTCTTTGGACTTTGTAGCCGGTATTTTGCATTGGCAATTCTCACACATCGGACTTTTAGTTTTATCGGATGCGTTAGGTTTCTTAATGGATCTTTTTGGAGTACTACATCGACTACAGCAACTGCAACATCGacttctttttcttttccgCGTACGAATTACCTTTTTAGTTTTTGGAGCAGTAACTTCAGGTGCTATTAGTTCTGAGGAACTGGATTTTACTAGACGATGTTGCTTTTCTTCCGATAGATTTATAAAAGATCTGGACGGCATTAGACTTAAACCAGTGGGTTTGGATTTTGGCTTACTTTGGTTAGATTGAATTGATGGTTTCGAAGGTTTCCTTTCCATTTGTCGGGGTTGTTCGTTTTTCGGAGTCGCTTTACCTGATTTTACCTTCttaatatattcttgattgGGTGTTCCTATATTGGATCTTGCCGAGTTTACTTGCGATTGATAGGATTCTTGGGGCGATTCAAGTTCTACTTGACTAGATTGTACTACGCCATATTGCTCATGTAATTCAATTATAAGAGAATTGGATTGTACTTTACTTAAGCCATTTGGTTTCGATAGTGGTGCCTTATCTTGTTGGGATTCTTTGGACTTGGGAGTTTTACCTGACTGTACTTGCTTGAAATTTTCTTGATTAGACGTTCCTAAGTTGGATCTTACAACTTTATTCTGCATTTTCTTGGGTTGTTCTGCATTGTAAGTCATTTCTGAAGAGTTTCTATAGGTTATAACTAATTCAGAAGTCTGTGTAATGGCTTCAACGAATTTTGGACCACTGTTTTTTACTCTTCCTGCTTCCTCTGCGTTCGCCATTTTCAAGGATCCTAGAGATGGATCCTTAGAACTGAAACTTGGAGTGGTTCTTTGATCCCCAGCTGTACCCAAAATAAATGAGTTAGTCAACgtcaaaattaaattatatgcaGAACAACAATACCTTTTCGATACTTTGAAGATTTAAGTTTTCTGGCATTGTAGGATCCTTTATCCGTTTGATTGTAATCGGCTGATGTCCTTGTTTTCGGATTATCTGAATCATTTGAAGAGTATTCACCTCGGTCAGAGTAAGGATGTCTTTTACTTTCATATTTATTGCTTTGATAGACATTTGAAGTGTTCTTTCCATAGGATACCACATTTTGTTGGTAAACATTTGATGTCCCAAATTCCCTTTGGCTTAAATTATCTTCACCCTCTATATCATTAAAGCGCTGAGAAAATTTTTCAGACGATAATAAGCTAGCTTGTGAAGGTATTTTATCCCCATATTTTGGATTACCAAGTATAGAATCATTTGAGAAATTAGAGTTATTTTGACCACGTCTTTTTGATCTAGGCTTCTGGTTGCCGTTCCTCTTGCCTTTTGTACAATagcaatgagaaatctttttTCGTGCCTCCCGATTTTGAGAATTGTACTTAGGTTGATCCACGGCTGGGTTGTCCATATATTGTTGGATTTCCGTGTTGCTGGGCAGTTTAAGGCTCCACTTCTTTTTTAAACCTGAGGGGGGCTTGCTGATTCTCTCTATTTTGTTTAGATAATCGGATCGGCTTTGCAGCTTGGGTTGATACTCAGCTGGCATTTCAGTATCCGTTTCCGAGGGACTATAGCCCCCATAATTCTTGTAAGATCGTCCagaacaattttttttacaatcaaAAGATATCCTAGAGTTTCCGCTGGTTTTGGATGAATTTCTGCAAATCCTTCGAACTTGTTTAAATTCTTCGCCGCTGTAGACTCTATCTTTCAATCTTTGGAAAAGGCCACTTAGTTGGACATTTTCTTCTTCCGAGGGATTTCTTTTATTACATTCCCCAGAAACCACTTTGGTTTTCCTGCTCCTTCTTCTTGCTTTCTTATTTATAGCGCATTGATAGAAATTATCCGACTTGAGCGGCGTATTAAGCTTGTGATCATAGGGCGTTCGATTGAGAATCGAACAATTGATAATCTCCTCCAGAGATCCGTTTGAATTCTCCTTCGGTTCTTCCTTGGCTCTACTGAGATTTAGCTGCCAGGTGGAGGGATAAGTGGAAGAACTATGTCGAGATCGAGTGCTGCCCCTAGAGTGATCATTAGGTTTCAGACTATGACCGCTTAAGGTTGGTTTATCATCTGGAAAGAAACTGGTTAGAAGAGGGAAGTAATTATGGCTAAACCTCACCACTTGGCTTTAGTTTCCTCCAGGATCGAGAGTCCTGCTTTTTGAGTTCACATTGTGGCAATTTTCCTGCCGTTTTCCTCTCACCCAAAAGCCTAAAAGGATTGGCTGCCAAAATCCTGTGCAGTTTCCTTACTACTCTTGATGAAGATCTCTCCTTAATTCGACTGGTATGCTGCAAGTCACTGCTCAGGAAAGGTGTTTCCACACCGTCACCCTGGTTCCGGACCAATTCGGTGGTGGCATGGTCTCTGCTAACGCTTTTGTTTAAGGCTCGTCGCAAGAGGATCTGCTGGGCGGTGCGACGCCTCCTGGTTAGGCCAGTCATATCAAAGGAGCGGAAGTCAGGAATGCCAGCTCAGAGGCTTAGTTACATTTCAGGTTATATGTGACATTTAAAACTAAGCAATCACAAAATATTTAGGTACATCCAGAATATATATTGTACATTTCTACAAACCCTTGCTACTATCCTCTAACATTAATACAATTTCAAAAATCATCTGTaggaatattattttttgtttattggtATTCTGGAAGGTTTAAtagatatctgcattaaaaaataggATCTGCTAGATCACTCATAAGATAAGTTCTTATTCTGacattatattatatttatctGAGATCTTCAAAAATTGTCAGAAAACGTCAGAGCAAGAAGTTTCCTGGCATCAGCTGACAAAATATTGAGGATCTGTTAGTATGGTCGGAAATCGTCAGCAATCATCGAAAAATGTGATCTTAACACCTACAGCCGTAGTCACAGTTGTAGCAGCTCTTTCCAACTGGCGCACAGCAGCAAGGGTTATAGCAAGGATTACGGAAAGGACTTATGCCATAATCCAGGCATCTGGGTTTTGGATTAAGGACAAACGGAGGATTGGCAAACCGATCGTAATAGACTTTTGGAGTCCACTTCTTGCGACGCCTGCGTCGTTTCTTCTTTAAGTAGCACATGCAATCGGCATTTGGTATTAGTTCTCGAAGAATTCTCTCCAAATTGGTCAGATCGCACTGGCAGGCATTTTCATCTTGGAACATTTCGCCGGGAACACAGGTGCACTTTCCATTTTGATTGCAGACGCATTCCGCCTCCTCGTCCAATGACTCCTCTTTTTCCGGATCCTCAACGGGGGCACATTTGCAACAGCGACAGGTATTCGTTTTTCCAGTTGAGATGCAAATGGGTACCTGTTttggaaataaatatattatttatttacctaaaAAGATCTATAGACTTTACTTGTATGCATTTGTATGTCTTGTTTTTGGCATCGGTCACAATCACTTCCTGCGGACTTTCGCTTTCTGCATAATATTCCGTTGTGTTATTTGGTGTCCCCATACTTCCATTTCTCCCAGATTCTGTATTGCCAATTCCGCTGCCCACTAGGCGTTGCttgcttttctttttattacTTGCTTCAAGCTGATCCCGAAGGACATCTTCATTATCTGGGGGACTTGGCGGGCTTTCCGGTTGAGATTTCTCCGTTGGAGGAGCACAGCGACAATTTCGTCGATCTTCTTGGCGACGAAGTATTCGTGGCTGTCCGGCATAAGAATATCTAAAAAAATTTGGATGCGGTAAggaattattaaaatattttaggaaTATCAAGAAATATCTTACCTTGGCTGTCCGTTCCAGTCATCCTGGTATCTATCCTGGGATCTTTCCTGGAATCTATCTTGGTACCTATCAACATAATATTAGTAATACTTCTTTAAAGGATCTTAAAACGTTACTTTACCCATTTCGACTGTTACTCAAACCGTCGCTGTGGATGATCAAGACTTAGTTAGCATTTGTGATTAAATGTAAGATTTGGGTTCTATACATACCTATAACGACGTTGGTTACTGTGGATAGGAAAAGGTTTAACACAGTTGTAGATTCccatattatatataaattaaaggaaaaacttttttttaaaacttactAGCGAACATGCTCATGTTCATAGTTAGGTCTTGGCCTTCCCCTGGGTCCATTTCCAGGTCCAGGTGGTGGATAGTAATATCTggaaatttattataatataattaaaagaAACAATCAAAGTCAttgtatttattaataaacttTGTTTACCTTGGTGGTCCTCCTCCTGGACTTGGAAATTCCCTGGGACCTGGACCTTGATATGGCCCTTGGCCCTGATATCTTGGGCTTCGTCCTTGACTTTGATACCCAGCTCCAGGACCAGGGTACCCGGGGTACCCTCTGCCCGGTGGAAACGGTGGTGGATCGTTCTTGCTGAAAACGAAAAATTTCTCATCGGAACAGAGATTGGAGATATCTAACCCTCACTTGACCACAATCAGCAGGATGGTGGGTTGAgctggctgctgctgttgctgtgtTGGCAATGTCCTTATTGGCGTATTGCCACCAGTTCCATAATAAGCTGGAGTCGTACCCCCCTGGTTTGCAGGAGTGGTGCCCTCGTGTCGATTATATGGTGCCGGATAACTAGATATAGTTGGTTCGTTACGATTATTGTTCTGATTTTTGTAATGATCGTTCTGCTGCTTCTCCGTGCCATCTCTTAAGGTATACACGCTGTCCATCGAGGGTATTGTTCGGGTGGACACCCGACGACTGTTGTGGCCATCTTTATCATTGTCTCGTTCAGCCATGAATCCAAGAGGTTCGGGCCAGGGAAGGATATCCGAATGGCGGAGTACACAGTTCTTGCAGCGACAGACTTTCTTCTCCGGTTCTGGCGCCGGCTGCTCACAGAACATTATAATGTTCTACTAGTCATCACCACCAAGCCCTTGCAGGTCAGTACGAAAAGAGCCGAAAGGAGTTGATAAATAATTTCAGATCTATTGAATTTGATATGACAGTATACGGTTGCTTTTGCCATTTTTCAATAGTCTCATATGGTTTCATCAGTTGCCTAGTTTATCTTTTGGACTTAAAGGTAGAGCGTATCTGCTTGCAAGAATTTCTCTTAACCTTGGGTATTGTAGGAATTGGATCCGTTCCCGTGGATCTCATTTCCGGTTGGACCTGCACTCCTTCGGTGTGCAGCACTTTTTCAAACATTACTTTGTGAGTACTTTTCCCACTTTTAAGCTTAAGGCGCTGTTTCAAAGAAGACTTTTTGCAGATCCTCTCAATTTTCATTGGTTCTCGGTTGGTTATAGGATTTATTTCTGTGGTGCTGAGAGCCTTATCGCTAGTGGTTATTATATTTACAATGCTGTTATCACTGGAGGTTTCCGGATCAGTTTGAAGGTTTTGCTCTTTAGTAGTCATTTGAGTTTGCCTAAAGAAGTCTTGCTCCACTTCCAGTTCAGCTAACTTATCGCTAGCATTTTGGTACCAGTCATCCTCATCCACCTGCTCCTCCTCTTCCTCGATAAAAGAATATCTTAGATTTCCCGCCTCATGACGATAATCGCAACTGGAAATATAACTAGATGATTGAGGAGAGCCAAGCAGGTAGATGGATTCACCCTTTGGTTGATAATACTGTCCCTGATCATAGATTTCTTCCTCTGATTTAATACTTGGTGGTGGGGCCTTGAGGCAAGGAGGCGGAAAGTCATCAGTTGATCTTAAGGAATATGCGATCTCTGGATCCTCTGGTGTCCTTTCTTGTGTAGGAGAAAAGCCTTCCTGACTCCTGACCCCACCGCAACATCGCCTACAGCAATCCATAGGACACCACATGGTTGTGCCAGCATCCTTAGTAGATTGTCTTACGGTTCTTGGGATGTTATTGGTTGAAAATGATGCTTCCAAAATCTTAGGCAAGTCATCAGTACTACTTTCCTGATTCTGCATGTGTATATAGGTAGTGGACTTAAGAGGACGTTTACGTTTTCGCTCCTTCAACCAAGGTAAACGTTCCAGTTGGGGTTTCTTTTGAAAAAAGGATTCAGATGATGGATAGTTTTCCGAAGATGGATATGATGGAACGATCAGTGGTTGCACCGGTAGCTGCAACACATGGATAGGTGGCACTCCTTCCCTGAACTGGTTTATTGGGTTTAGAGCAGACTGAAACTCCTGTTGTTTGGAATGATTGCCTATATAGCCGTTTAATCGACTTATGGTTTCACACATAATATCGGTCAGGACAGAGAGCTGGCTTTCCTTGGGATCAGGGCTTTGATTCTCAGGGCTCTCAGTGGTATTGGTATTTTCTTTACAAGTTTCGATAAGCTTGACTTTTTCCGCTTGCAAATAGCCATCCAATCCCATAAAAATATCCTTAAGGTCATGAACAATCTCGGGACCTGACGTATTTTGGGTTTCTTCCGGAGTATGCAATGCTTCTTGTGAATTACATTCATATTGCTCGCCGGCATTTAAACGGTTTGTGGATTCAAATAAATTTCCGTACATATTGgggcagaaatcaaagccccATGGATGTCCCAGCTGCATAGGGCTATAAATTGGAGGGTAGGTCATAAAGTAAGGATGGAGGAACTCCCTTCTTCGTCTTCTTCGAGTTCTTAGGGGCTCATTAGCTTCAAAATTAAAGCACACTCGACGGGTCCTTCGCATTGTAGTGGTTTTTGTTGGAGTGGGAATTAAGGGATCCAGTCTTAGCTGGGATCTCCGCCGACGCTCTAACATTGCAGAAAGTCCTTTAATAAGTGCTCCCCAACAGCAGTGTGTTCAAGTTGCCAGGTAAAGGtataattttcttattttcaatttaaattttgacaGCTGATCCAAAAATTGAAGCCAATTTCAttgatataataaaaaaactgAATACCCTACGCATAAACAaggtatatataaatacaatatttttcatttttctctTAAATAAATGCTTAAActgatttttaataaaatcaaattagAATTCAAATTTgaagtatttatttaacacACATTtagaatttgtattttattcgATTTCTTAagtattttttcaatattctGTGTATAAGAATGCGTTCAAAATGGTCAgcaatataaataaatggtAATAATGACTGCCGTTGAACAGCGGAATAAATCGAAgtatggtttttttttatggaAAAGCTGCATTGGAAATATATCCTCACTTCTTCGGAACCATTGGCTTGTGGTGTACCCCGTGGCGAGCATTCACGCGGGCATTCTCGCCGGGAATCTGGCTGCGGAAATGGGCCCACTCCTTTTGGTAGTACTGAAATAATGCCACCGGATCGCAGTGCTTGGATTTGGAACGACGGCGAGCTAGAAGAGGTACAAAtggatttatttaaataaatatttaaacccTTTTATATTGAATACTTACCAAAAGAACGTCCCCGACTGGCGCTGCGCGGATGCGACTTGCTGCGCCGTCGGCGTTGCATCCTGGGACGGTCCTCATTAGCTTCCGATTCGCCACTGGACAGTGGAGGTTCCTTTCCCTGACGGGTCTTGCTGCGACTGCGACGCTTTCCGGGTTCCAAAACATTACTTGCCGTTGGCGGCACAGATGCATCCATTAGGAGTTTCTCCTTAAAAAGTCGAGCCAGGTCCGCAAATCCAGCGCCGCCATCGGAACGCTCCTGCTGGTCGTCATCCTGGTCAGTCTTCGACTCCTTCTCCTTGGCAGATGGACATGGACATGATGGAGGAGCCGTGTTCTCCTTATCCTTATCTCCTCCACTCAATTTGGCACGCGAGCTGACGGTGCCGCGTTTATGCAGGCCCCTGATATTGTCCTCCTTTGCGTTCTCCGCCAGACGTTCCTCATACTTGATGAGCTTGCGCAAGTCTAAATGGGAAGGGGATCGGATCAAAGAAGTGGCCATTAGCAGGGAATGAGGATGTCGGATCTAGGTTATGTGATGGGTGCGGCATTAATGGTGGCGAATCGGGATTGCATACCCTAAATATGAAATTACCTTTATGTGAAAGAAGAAAATAACGACTAAGCAAAGCTGGAAATATGCTGAAAAATCTTAGGAACGGCTACCTAGAAAATTTAAAGCCTACCATTAAccataatatttttaaacaatctAAATAACTGAAATTTCACATTATTTAAATATCAAtagaaattaaatttgtacAACTAAGACCTAGCCACTAAAATTCATCTATCGACCCTTTCGATATGctttcaataaattaaaactgATACGTGTATGTTTAAgtgaatatttaatttaatttactctttgtttaaatatttttacaattgcttttggttttttgtttaaatttattttatctgtTACATAGTTtactttttcctttttttttcttcgcTTGAGCGCTGACTTTGATAATAGTACATGGCtaagaaaatgaaaacattttaataggtGATTTCCACagttaaaaacaaaaacgataAATGGAAACTTGACTACTTAAGAGCTAAATTGAAAATGAGAGATTTTGGAATAGTCCGAAATTGTTGATGTGAGGTTTGTTTTTTGGAGGGGTCGGGGAATTTGAGCTAAACTAAGATTAAACTAAGGCTTATGTACGTATTTCAGTGTGTGATTTGTGTGAGTTTTAATTATGCTACATTTAGTTGATGGATGGGTTTGGGTCTTCTCGTCCTTGTAACCTGAATAAAGTTGACGAAATCGGTTTGAAACTTATTCATGCACTTTGCTTTTAACCATTTTGGCAGTGGCTTTGTCTCAAAAGATGGTAACAAGCGAGTGCATTGAATATTCATTCAACTTCGCCAAATTTAATTCtgatttaaatttgaaaaggTGACCGAATTGAAATCGCTTTgtttttgtggttttggagGGATTTGTGGCCTAAAAATACCTAAAAACTGAAACTTATTACTCATCGTCGCTGTACACACTAAAAGCTAAACGTGGTGATTGGTGCTGAATGATGCGTTTCTTGATCTGGATGATGGTTATGATGACACACAAAAACGGGATGCTCAGCGGCGGTATCGAAAGCGTCGGAATGGCGCTCTTAGCCGCCGGCAGGTGACACGCACCTCCTTCTTGAGGAACTGCGAGATGGCCAGGGATTTGACGGCAGCCGTCGCCGCTTCGGCGGCACAACTGCTCGCCGCCTTTCCATTATTCGGTGGCGCATACTTGGAGATGTCGAACTTCCGTTTCGGCGTCGTCTGGTGCGGGCAATGCTCGTGGGAATCGCCCGCCTGGGTGTTACTCAGATCCAGATCGGTATCCAGTCCATCCGAAGAGACGGTGAAGATGTCCGAATTATCGCCCAACTTCTCACTTGGCGAAATGCAGCTGCCTAGGCTGCCGTTTAGCTGTGGCGTTCTtctctgctgctgctgagcTTGCCCGGTACGAGGCGTCGAGGTGGCCTGAAGTCTTTGGCCGTTGTGCAGGGTGAGCAGGAGTTTCTTGCCCTGCGTGGAGTGCTCTTCAGGGGGTGTAGTCACGGATATGGAGGGTATTCGTGCTCGTTTCTCCGGCGGCTCCGTTTTTTTCTCGCCCATCTCCTGCTCCTCGTAGGCATCTTCAAAGACATCTtcatcctcctcctcctcctcttcgACATCCGCATCGGTGGCCTCGATTTCCGCCTCATCATCCTGCTGCTGATCCACAGAATCCGCCATGGTTTCATCTTCCTCCGGCAGACTTTCCATATCATCCGCCTCCGGTTCTGCCTGCTCATCAATATCGGTCGCTGGCGGCGTCATAACGGCATCTTCTCGGGAATTCTGTTTATCATCTGCAGGTGATCCATCGCCATCTCCTCCGCCTGGAGTGCCGCCACCTTCATCATCTTCGTCTTCTTTGCTAAGCAGGTTTTCTCTCTTCGCTGAAGTCGTAGtggttgtggtggtggtggcggtggTCTGCTCCTCCTCCGTCTCCATGGGCTCTTGCTTTATGGGGTGAAGCTCGGCAAGACCCATTTTCTGGAAATTGATTCGCTCATCTGGCAAGGATCGACCGCCTCCTAGTCCGCCAGCATTTCGCCTTCGCTGAGCCTTTGGCCAGCCTGTTCGATTGGATTTCAGGCTCTTCTTTTTTCTATAGTAGCTGGCATACAGATTGAGATTGTTCATTCGTCGACTGGAGCCTGGTAGGTTTCCTTTGGCTAGTTCTTCCTCATCATCGCCACTGCACGCGCTTGCCAAGATCAAATCGCACAGGTCGAACTCGCTGGTGAAGCAATCAGTGGGTGGTGGAGTCTGCGGGGTATTGACAAGCCTTTCTTCTCTTCCTTCGCTCTCCTTCTCCACTAGCAGTTCGTCCTCATCCAGATCGTACTCCTTGCCAGCTAGCTCTAGATACTTGTCCAACTGCCAGGCAACGAAACCTGGATTACAATACTGACGGGCTTGATCCAGAGCTTTAAGGGCACACGGTTCCATTTCGTATTCGAGCAGTCCCTTTTTGCTGGGTAATTTGCGAACTCCGCGAAAGGCACCCGTCCCGGGAGCTTGTTGAGTTGTGGGACGCACTGTGCCGGCTACCGGAGGATTAACTCTTTTGTTACGCTTGCCCAACAGAGCACTCGCTGAGGATTCCCTTTGACTGGTTGAGAACTCCAGGCGGCGCGAATAACTTTGACTCGGATTTTGTGCGGCAGGTGTCAGGCGACGACTTCGGGCTGGCGAAGAAGTTACCGGAGTGGGATTTGGCGCTGGTGCGGGCGGAGAGTGATCGTATTTGTTCTGCCCGCGCCTCATCCTCTTCACCGTCTCGCTTATTTCTGTGGCAAATCGAAGCTCCTCGACGGGAGTGGCAGCTTGTGAACGAGTTGTCCTTGGGGATGATGGTGCTATCGGTTCCTGTTTCATAGGAGTTTTCAGCTTGGGCACAACCACAGGGGGAGGTGGCTCTTCTGCTTCAGAATTCGTTTTACTTTGAGAGTCTTGCCGTTGCCGAATAATGCAACTGACCAGAGCCAATGTGGATGCATGTTCTCTGGGCGATTTCCTAGGCGGCAACTCCGCAATTCGCGCGAGCTGTTTATTTCTGCAGGTGATACTGCTCCGCTGGCTGTTACTGCAACTGGAACTGGAGGTGCTCCTCACTCGCTCGATCAGCTGCACTCGATCTCCCAGAGAACCCGAGGCGAACTCCCTCTCCAGTAGTTCTGGGGTGCTGGCCTTGCTATCACATTTGGCTATGGCAGTGGCTAGGGAATTCCCCTCcagctgctgcagttgctcctGTTCCTGCTGATAACGCTGGAGAAGGTGCAGCTTTTTGTTCTTATAGGTCGCGGATGAGGACGCCTGAGCAGCTTCCTCCTCCTTTTTAACCTCCTTCTTGTGCACAGGCTTCTGGTCTTCCTGCTTCAGATTTTCTGCCTTTTCCGGCTTTTCCTCGACCTCTGCGCAACACATGGCACAACTGTGTGCCGGCAATGTTTTGGACATGGGTATGGGACCCATTTCATAGGGCAGTTTCCTATAGTTAGTGCTACCGTAATACGTGTAATAGTTCTCTTCGCCCGCATCCTGTCGAAGGAACACCCGATTCCAAAGCTCTCCACTTGGCAGCGATTCGAAAGTATATTGCATTTCTTGTAGCCTTTCACTTTTGCTGCAATCGAAGAACAAATCCATCGCTGGTGGCCCTGTCTTCGTT is a genomic window of Drosophila suzukii chromosome 2L, CBGP_Dsuzu_IsoJpt1.0, whole genome shotgun sequence containing:
- the LOC108021697 gene encoding uncharacterized protein, with translation MTGLTRRRRTAQQILLRRALNKSVSRDHATTELVRNQGDGVETPFLSSDLQHTSRIKERSSSRVVRKLHRILAANPFRLLGERKTAGKLPQCELKKQDSRSWRKLKPSDDKPTLSGHSLKPNDHSRGSTRSRHSSSTYPSTWQLNLSRAKEEPKENSNGSLEEIINCSILNRTPYDHKLNTPLKSDNFYQCAINKKARRRSRKTKVVSGECNKRNPSEEENVQLSGLFQRLKDRVYSGEEFKQVRRICRNSSKTSGNSRISFDCKKNCSGRSYKNYGGYSPSETDTEMPAEYQPKLQSRSDYLNKIERISKPPSGLKKKWSLKLPSNTEIQQYMDNPAVDQPKYNSQNREARKKISHCYCTKGKRNGNQKPRSKRRGQNNSNFSNDSILGNPKYGDKIPSQASLLSSEKFSQRFNDIEGEDNLSQREFGTSNVYQQNVVSYGKNTSNVYQSNKYESKRHPYSDRGEYSSNDSDNPKTRTSADYNQTDKGSYNARKLKSSKYRKAGDQRTTPSFSSKDPSLGSLKMANAEEAGRVKNSGPKFVEAITQTSELVITYRNSSEMTYNAEQPKKMQNKVVRSNLGTSNQENFKQVQSGKTPKSKESQQDKAPLSKPNGLSKVQSNSLIIELHEQYGVVQSSQVELESPQESYQSQVNSARSNIGTPNQEYIKKVKSGKATPKNEQPRQMERKPSKPSIQSNQSKPKSKPTGLSLMPSRSFINLSEEKQHRLVKSSSSELIAPEVTAPKTKKVIRTRKRKRSRCCSCCSRCSTPKRSIKKPNASDKTKSPMCENCQCKIPATKSKEGISKLSTSNGNCDVRELLDILQKTVAGLEKQMNNRKGFKTSKNTKSKSKLNDVRAQHFSYPQDNYNSERNRFDEGMATFRNQQYSSTTPTNAERARNVYQTADYSDRTFGFDGGNSSNIFRTNSYTGFRGPKSSSYGASPNSVEISATTYQNNPIQRTVMPENESFNKGLGPPSLNNEASLNYSQPSANNYHNNTFEREPFPQNDRFNNGFNAVNDEVPYRNEEPYRKNEYDYPKEISERKSQPYRNQEPFKEPIGITNETNGQTMGYYNNQSFNQPLIRECLCTRNNPQMEVYDQNPFARKPMTDSAYSQASKGTTNSGRPNPKEICRGPEFCPYRSMYNADDGQRNRGPVTFQDVHPDIPDTESRVQKPLQICDNSICPYASQNSKSWNSPSPPISNKTQPYPTEIDSSKCDPECVYEQSINSGSCKGPEYCPYPNNRGVVTFEDSNRSRNYQDPSTGQEDMQYSTLRENPIYPLSNRTQSYPRENDLAGADIDCFCDQEERHIPFQKGGTANNSEDFCGIPCCPENNTFNNVSIRTEKRQTYPDFPEQDPLYRSSNKHQNKKALYQQELRECPGRQVLLEHSNDQICPSRPVENVNYAENQTYFDDPRHQRFKESYGAEECLLTCPTRLKCSYQDDKSRGGPRITVVSSNRREEKDIRTNNNKQSYLAANDLEPCLSSKCPNRLYRVANKENFCNNRECPEKRLKSNKKAKQGYQNDTHNDLCENPNCPDKIPTNKERYTVNKSLNDNKKWKRERQTQLEKNTEDVDSQDSCPEDCPNRGYFKNLNNRNKQPTEYWKTCENPKCPDRSKRLSNKENSRKDSKSPEKRIRCTTQRYENAYDNSESPIKNRTNRDRNKYPTDNDHYNRIGSKRKYDQQLCENPKCPDKKSNHKKRNENGYAALDSQKVSSDRRSRRSTGQRKSPKSICPDPDCPERKEKDNDTQYEKDPDVNLTNGYDRQRYRLNNDINNGKPENGFKVCDNPNCPDKLREVGNRKNYDDNHYEKELCENPHCPDKLNKSSKGEKYSMDIEIGPNDTDFCSMDCPERYRVLFTDLRRCKNKQNKTSRQSSGRADIYDDDHIRTKSCIACKRYVPLERDRQAINNYCNPRRSEAAKTESVESLVRAICIRPGKQAPIFVRNRHNPLVTDPIFNSYDKHILKNFEKYKEENKLRKCIEDCPFINRKNISQKSSSDCSCEIEPQEYISPCDCQRDEIVEYEDTKKSKSKVSFFGCCTKSPKDESKSEPEPQRKIEPTQKEKTGPIEKTESKSSGFSCFKRKEKPPQEKTKPKEKAASKSSGFSCFKRKEKVPQEKLKPKEKTQSKSSGFTYLTKKEKVPQEEPKPKGKAPGSTKSSGFLCFKKTEKQPQEDKREKGKDTSEKQSKRSGFFSWYRKSDTPKEYRLKIEEIPSTPDCTCRSESPPKGEEVPMLQPGVPFRCPCAPDDIDDGEVKVLYDSSFRFQKESCSCAEVPKTIYCHNNPQNSGQDTSDWYASSRPSSVISCHQNIEEQEIPYCPCASANGFYKIVR